A part of Halomarina litorea genomic DNA contains:
- a CDS encoding DUF3830 family protein: protein MTQLEFDIEGDVYVADLLEDEAPESVEALRDFLPLESELMHVRWSGHATWVNIDEIDLPEIPRENHTVYPSRGDILLYPGYRNEQEILVPCGPTCFKSPAGELAGNHVATLDASREELAEIEEETLQTGAKDIVIRER from the coding sequence GTGACGCAACTAGAGTTCGACATCGAGGGAGACGTGTACGTGGCGGACCTGCTCGAAGACGAGGCGCCGGAGTCGGTCGAGGCGCTTCGCGACTTCCTGCCGCTCGAATCGGAGTTGATGCACGTCCGCTGGAGTGGGCACGCGACGTGGGTCAACATCGACGAGATAGACCTCCCGGAGATTCCACGCGAGAACCACACCGTCTACCCCTCGCGGGGCGACATCCTGCTCTACCCGGGGTACCGGAACGAACAGGAGATTCTCGTCCCCTGCGGGCCGACGTGCTTCAAGAGTCCCGCGGGTGAACTCGCCGGCAACCACGTGGCGACGCTCGACGCCTCGCGCGAGGAACTCGCCGAGATAGAGGAGGAGACCCTCCAGACCGGCGCGAAGGATATCGTCATCCGAGAGCGGTGA
- a CDS encoding Zn-dependent hydrolase: MSTTEHAYRAVSEERLRDDITTNAEYGAISTDQGWGRTVLTGTDANRGARQYLLDRLDAAGLDVRIDAVGNIVGRWVSGGADPTAPAVACGSHLDSVPEGGIFDGVLGVYSALEAVRALQDAGRDLARPIEVVCFTEEEGGRFSNGVLGSSVASGNRTVEDALALEDGEGVTLEAALTDIGFRGTGRLDASEWDSWLELHVEQGERLQDANAAVGIVSAITGTIRCEVDVVGEANHSGSTAMDARTDALAAASELVLEVEAAANDVLDERGGAVVGTVGKLDVSPNAINVVPGRVELGIDVRDVQYASMERVVERIRDCLAGLETERGVEVSFERPYDIAPSRMSDRCIAALEQAAATVDASSQSLHSGAGHDTMHVADVTDTGLLFAPSRGGFSHSPREWTEWSSCTTATRVLTAGLQRLAEA; the protein is encoded by the coding sequence ATGAGTACCACGGAGCATGCCTACCGAGCGGTGAGCGAGGAGCGTCTCCGCGACGACATCACGACGAACGCGGAGTACGGTGCCATCTCGACGGACCAGGGATGGGGTCGGACGGTGCTGACCGGCACGGACGCGAACCGGGGGGCGCGACAGTACCTGCTCGACCGACTCGATGCGGCCGGCCTCGACGTCCGAATCGACGCGGTCGGGAACATCGTCGGGCGCTGGGTGTCCGGTGGCGCCGACCCCACCGCGCCCGCCGTCGCGTGTGGCAGCCACCTCGACTCCGTCCCCGAGGGCGGCATCTTCGACGGCGTCCTGGGGGTCTACAGCGCGCTGGAAGCCGTCAGGGCACTCCAGGACGCCGGCCGTGACCTCGCACGGCCGATAGAGGTCGTCTGCTTCACCGAGGAGGAGGGCGGGCGGTTCTCCAACGGCGTCCTCGGCTCGTCGGTCGCCAGCGGAAACCGGACGGTCGAGGACGCACTCGCGCTCGAAGACGGCGAGGGCGTGACGCTCGAGGCGGCGCTGACCGACATCGGGTTTCGCGGCACCGGGCGACTCGACGCGAGCGAGTGGGACTCGTGGCTCGAACTCCACGTCGAACAGGGCGAGCGACTGCAGGACGCGAACGCCGCCGTCGGCATCGTCTCCGCGATTACGGGGACGATTCGCTGCGAGGTCGACGTGGTGGGCGAGGCGAACCACTCGGGGTCGACGGCGATGGACGCGCGGACGGACGCGCTGGCCGCTGCGAGCGAACTCGTCCTCGAGGTGGAGGCGGCGGCGAACGACGTCCTCGACGAACGCGGCGGCGCTGTCGTCGGGACGGTCGGGAAACTCGACGTCTCGCCGAACGCCATCAACGTCGTGCCGGGACGGGTGGAGCTCGGCATCGACGTCCGCGACGTCCAGTACGCGTCGATGGAGCGCGTCGTCGAACGGATCCGGGACTGCCTCGCAGGGCTGGAGACCGAGCGGGGGGTCGAGGTGAGCTTCGAGCGACCGTACGACATCGCGCCGAGTCGGATGAGCGACCGGTGTATCGCGGCCCTCGAACAGGCCGCCGCGACGGTCGACGCCTCCTCGCAGTCGCTGCACTCCGGCGCCGGCCACGACACGATGCACGTCGCGGACGTCACCGACACCGGACTGCTGTTCGCGCCGTCCAGAGGTGGGTTCTCGCACAGCCCCCGCGAGTGGACGGAGTGGAGCAGTTGTACGACGGCCACGCGGGTCCTGACCGCGGGCCTCCAGCGGCTGGCGGAGGCGTAA
- a CDS encoding IclR family transcriptional regulator — MAPRQDGSPRTLKTVERCARILDVLEALDGAGVTEVASHLDISKSTTYQYLATLRQQHLVVKKGDRYELGLQFLLTGEYVRNRNRLYRYGKEEVETLAESTGEYANLFTEQHGMGINLYKVRGSDAVGSGYQTEKLQRPDHLHCTATGKAILAHLPEERVDEIVDQHGLPAQTVNTITDRAELKAELDVVRDRGFAYNDEEEVEGLRAVGAAVIDRNENVLGSLSVAGPTSRLKGKQFEDELPEAVLSAANLIEVNVNMATHGDDPTGRG, encoded by the coding sequence ATGGCTCCGAGACAGGACGGATCGCCGCGGACGTTGAAGACGGTCGAACGGTGTGCCCGCATCCTCGACGTCCTCGAAGCGCTCGACGGCGCCGGCGTGACCGAGGTCGCGTCCCATTTGGACATCTCGAAAAGCACCACGTACCAGTACCTCGCCACCCTCCGGCAGCAACACCTGGTCGTCAAGAAGGGCGACCGGTACGAACTCGGCCTGCAGTTCCTCCTCACGGGGGAGTACGTCCGGAACCGGAACCGGCTGTACCGGTACGGCAAGGAGGAAGTCGAGACGCTCGCCGAGTCGACCGGCGAGTACGCGAACCTGTTCACCGAACAGCACGGCATGGGCATCAACCTGTACAAGGTCCGGGGGAGCGATGCCGTCGGGAGTGGGTACCAGACCGAGAAACTCCAGCGCCCCGACCACCTCCACTGCACCGCGACGGGAAAGGCGATTCTCGCGCACCTCCCCGAGGAACGCGTCGACGAGATCGTCGACCAGCACGGCCTCCCCGCTCAGACGGTCAACACCATCACCGACCGCGCCGAACTCAAAGCGGAACTCGACGTCGTCCGTGACCGGGGGTTCGCGTACAACGACGAGGAGGAAGTCGAGGGACTCAGAGCCGTCGGTGCCGCCGTCATCGACCGAAACGAGAACGTCCTCGGGTCGCTGAGCGTCGCCGGCCCGACGAGTCGCCTGAAGGGCAAACAGTTCGAGGACGAACTCCCAGAGGCGGTCCTGAGCGCGGCGAACCTCATCGAGGTGAACGTCAACATGGCTACGCACGGCGACGACCCGACCGGCAGGGGTTGA
- the pucL gene encoding factor-independent urate hydroxylase: MTEHGSAGERTMNYGKEHVNVYRTYATPLEGVREIPESAFDGKPNTLFGMEVRAQVEGEEFLPSFRDGDNTKVVATDSMKNFILHHAGDYDGATIEGFLHYVGGAFLRTYDQMESVRMSADELAFDERPVPDGDGGFEPSDLVFRVSDDESAFGEFYLSREDGDVVVEEQRSGVTGLELVKVKDNSFVGYVHDEYTTLPERENRTLYISLDIFWRYDEPEAALGEDPTEYVPAEQVRDIAQVVFHEQDVNSIQDLIYQVGLRVLERFPQLSEVSFEANNRTWLKVRDDMEGDAKVLREPPRPTGFQQFSMDRSDLDEAAER, from the coding sequence ATGACCGAGCACGGGTCCGCCGGCGAGCGGACGATGAACTACGGGAAAGAGCACGTCAACGTCTATCGGACGTACGCGACCCCGCTGGAGGGCGTCCGCGAGATACCCGAGTCGGCGTTCGACGGCAAGCCGAACACGCTCTTCGGGATGGAGGTGCGCGCCCAGGTCGAAGGCGAGGAGTTCCTCCCCTCCTTCCGCGACGGGGACAACACGAAGGTGGTGGCGACGGACTCGATGAAGAACTTCATCCTCCACCACGCCGGCGACTACGACGGCGCGACCATCGAGGGCTTCCTCCACTACGTCGGCGGGGCGTTCCTCCGGACCTACGACCAGATGGAGTCGGTCCGCATGTCGGCCGACGAACTCGCGTTCGACGAGCGCCCCGTGCCCGACGGTGACGGCGGCTTCGAGCCGAGCGACCTCGTCTTCCGCGTCTCCGACGACGAGTCCGCCTTCGGGGAGTTCTACCTCTCCCGGGAGGACGGCGACGTCGTCGTCGAGGAGCAACGGAGCGGCGTCACCGGCCTCGAACTCGTGAAGGTCAAGGACAACTCCTTCGTCGGCTACGTGCACGACGAGTACACCACCCTGCCGGAACGGGAGAACCGGACGCTGTACATCAGCCTCGACATCTTCTGGCGGTACGACGAACCCGAGGCGGCGCTGGGCGAGGACCCCACCGAGTACGTGCCGGCAGAGCAGGTCCGGGACATCGCGCAGGTGGTCTTCCACGAGCAGGACGTCAACTCGATTCAGGACCTCATCTACCAGGTCGGACTCCGGGTGCTCGAGCGCTTCCCGCAGCTGTCGGAAGTGAGCTTCGAGGCCAACAACCGCACGTGGCTGAAGGTCCGCGACGACATGGAGGGCGACGCGAAGGTGCTGCGCGAACCGCCGCGGCCGACCGGCTTCCAGCAGTTCTCGATGGACCGGAGCGACCTCGACGAGGCCGCGGAACGATGA
- the uraD gene encoding 2-oxo-4-hydroxy-4-carboxy-5-ureidoimidazoline decarboxylase codes for MNVRTIEDLNGLDDDAFVDELGGVYEHSPWVAERATSARPFDTVSDLHTAMARVVREAGEAKQFDLLRAHPDLGEQTALTDASEAEQASAGLDELGPEQYEAFQRLNERYKRRFEFPFIMAVEGASPDEIQAAMEARVDNDQSTEFRTALEEVEEIARLRLDDRFRGSVDS; via the coding sequence ATGAACGTACGTACCATCGAGGACCTCAACGGTCTCGACGACGACGCCTTCGTGGACGAACTGGGCGGCGTGTACGAACACTCGCCGTGGGTGGCCGAGCGCGCCACGTCGGCGCGACCGTTCGACACCGTCTCCGACCTCCACACGGCGATGGCGCGGGTCGTCCGCGAGGCCGGCGAGGCGAAACAGTTCGATCTCCTGCGAGCCCACCCGGACCTCGGCGAGCAGACGGCGCTGACCGACGCCTCGGAGGCAGAACAGGCGTCGGCCGGGCTGGACGAACTCGGCCCCGAGCAGTACGAGGCGTTTCAACGACTGAACGAGCGGTACAAACGGCGATTCGAGTTCCCGTTCATCATGGCCGTCGAGGGGGCGTCGCCCGACGAGATACAGGCGGCGATGGAGGCGCGCGTCGACAACGACCAGTCGACCGAGTTCCGAACCGCGCTGGAAGAGGTCGAAGAAATCGCCCGTCTCCGGCTCGACGACCGGTTTCGCGGGTCGGTGGACTCGTAG
- the uraH gene encoding hydroxyisourate hydrolase — translation MSAGLTTHVLDTSREGPAEGVEVTLYRLEDDQREQVTAATTNHDGRVDEPLLDADEIEAGTFELVFDVGTYYREGPTESSFLDEVPVRFLIDDPTEHYHVPLLLSQGGYTTYRGS, via the coding sequence ATGAGCGCCGGCCTGACCACGCACGTCCTCGACACGAGCCGCGAGGGGCCGGCCGAGGGCGTCGAGGTGACGCTCTATCGGCTCGAGGACGACCAGCGCGAGCAGGTCACCGCGGCGACGACGAACCACGACGGCCGCGTCGACGAGCCGTTGCTCGACGCCGACGAGATAGAGGCCGGCACCTTCGAACTCGTCTTCGACGTGGGCACCTACTACCGCGAGGGCCCCACCGAGTCGTCGTTCCTCGACGAGGTGCCGGTACGGTTCCTGATCGACGACCCGACCGAGCACTACCACGTCCCGCTGCTCCTCTCGCAGGGTGGGTACACGACCTACCGCGGGAGCTAG